Part of the uncultured Fusobacterium sp. genome is shown below.
TTCCCACTGGGTTGTGAGGGTTACAAAGTATAAATATTTTTATTTTATTTTCAACTATCTTTCTTTCAAAGTCTTCATAATCAACTGTATAATATCCATTATCATCTATCAATTGACTTTCTACTATCTTTCTACCATTATTTTCTGTTGAAACTCTAAATGGATTGTATACTGGAGTTTGAATTAAAATTGAATCTCCCTCTTTAGTGAAGGTTTGTATCATATAGTTTAAAGCTGGAACTACTCCATTGGCAAAAATTATCCAATCTTTCTCTATTCTACAATTTTTTCTCTTAGCATTCCAATCTATAATTGAGTTATAATACTCATCTTCTGGCACACTATAACCTAAAATTCCATGTTCTATTATATTATTCATACTTCTCAAAATTGGTGGAGCTACTTTAAAGTCCATATCAGCTACCCAAAGTGGTAAAAGATCTTTCTTTCCATGATAAGTATCCTTATATAGTTCTGGATTACACTTTCTTGAATTAGTCTTACTTCTATCTATAATTTCATCAAAGTTATATTTCATTTTTACCTCCGATAACTATTTTTTCTTAATTATAACTTATTTTTTTAGAGATAACAAATTATTTTCTCTCTTTTCCTCTTCTCCTTCTATTTAAAATAAAAAATTTATAGTATAATATTATTGACTAATTTAAGAGAGGTGATATTTTTATGGAAAAAATAGAAAAATTAGCTGAAATAATCAACTCAAGTAATTATATAGTTGCCTTTACTGGTGCAGGTGCTTCTACTGATTCTGGACTAAAAGATTTTAGAGGTAAAGATGGACTATATAGCAGAACTTTTATGGGATATGAACCAGAAGAGATATTAAGCCATGACTTTTTCTTTGCTCATGGAGATATTTTTGACAAATATCTTGATGAAAAACTTAATATAAATGGAATTCAACCTAATGCTGGACATAAAGCTCTTGCTAAATTAGAAGAAATGGGAAAAGTAAAATCAGTAATTACTCAAAATATTGATGATCTTCACCAAATGGCAGGAAGTAAAAATGTTCTTGAACTTCATGGGACTCTAAAAAAATGGTACTGCTTAAAATGTGGAAAAAAAGATTTAAAAAGATTTAAGTGTAGTTGTGGTGGTACTGTTCGCCCTCAAGTTACTCTCTATGGTGAGATGTTAGATGAAGATGTAACAAGAGAAGCTGTAAATGAGATAGCAAATGCTGATACTCTTATTATTATAGGTACAAGTTTAACTGTATATCCTGCTGCTTATTACATAACATATTTCCAAGGGAAAAATCTTGTTATCATTAATAACGATGCAACTCAATATGATAGTAAAGCTTCTTTAGTTATCAATGATAACTTTGCTTCTACTATGAAAAAAGTTTTACCATTGATAAAATAATTTATCTAGCTATTTTATTATATACATAAAAAAATTTTTGTTATATAATTTTAATATTAATAATTGAGGTGATTTTTATGAAAAAAATTTTTATATTTTTAACAGCTATTGTTTTTTTAGCAGGTTGTACTTCAACTCCTAAAAGATCAAACATACCAACTCCAGTAGCTTCTATACAAACTGTTTCTGAAGGAGAATATGTTTTAACTAATATCTTTCCAGAAGCAAATTTAACTCTTGGATTTGATAATGAAGGAAGAATTTTTGGTTTCTCTGGTATCAATAGATATTTTGGAAAAGCTAATATAGATAATGGAGCTATTGTAGTTGAACCTTTAGCTACTACTAAAATGGCTGGTCCACAAGATAGAATGATTATAGAAGACCAATATCTTACTATTTTAAAAAGTGCAAAAACTATTGAGATAAAAAATGACTCTCTTATCCTTACTAATGAAAGAGGAGAAACTTTAATTTTCAATAAAAAATAATACTAGGAGATTAAAATGGAAAGATTAAAACAACAAACACAATTTTTAATTGAGATAGATAAAGTAAAAGGAATTTTAAGACAATCTATCGTTTTAGGAGATTTAAATAGAAGGGAAAATGATGCTGAACACAGTTGGCATATGGCTCTTTGTGCAATGACTCTTAAAGAGTATTTTACACTTGGTGAAGTTGATATGGAAAAAGTTTTCAAACTTATTCTTATTCATGATATAGTTGAGATCTATGCTGGAGATGTTCCTGCTTTCTCTAACTATGATAAAGAAGCTAAATGGAATGCTGAACTTGAAAGTGCAGAGAAAATTTTTGGAATGCTTCCTGAAGAGCAAGGAAAAGATTTTATGAAATTATGGCTTGAATTTGAAAATATGGAAACTAAAGAAGCAAAATTTGCCAATACTTTTGATAGATTCCAAGGATTTATTCAAAATTTAACTTCTGATGGACACACTTGGAAGAAATTTAGTGCTACAAAAGAGATGGTATTAAAAAGACTTGCTCCTGTTATTGAATATACTCCACAAGTTTTCAATGAATTTGCCATGCCTGAAATTCAAAAATATATTGATAGAGGAATAATAAAACTTTCTAAATAATTTTTCAAAAAGAGTTTTTGCAAGTAAACTTGCTTAAACTCTTTTTTATTTACTTTAAAATCTCAAACCATTTTTTATATTCATCTCTATGAATACTATTTTTCATAAAAATAAAATTAAACTCTCTTTTAGCCTTAAAATTTTTCAATCCTATTCTTACTAACTCTTTATTTTCTAACTCTTTTTTTACTGCTCTTTCATAGATAAAAGTTATCCCTCTATCCTCTTTAACCAACTCTTTTATAGCTTTTATATTAGCTAATTCATATTTTTTGTCAAAATTTTTAAGAGAAAGATTATTATCATAAAGAATCTTCTCAAAAATATCTCTGCTTCCAGACCCCTCTTCTCTTATAATTATTCTTTCATTCAATAGATCTTCAAAACCAATATTCTTTTTAGCTAGATTGTTTTTAGGAGAGCACACTCCTATAAAACTCTCTTTAGAATATATTATTGACTCATACTCTGTTTTCTCAAAAAATCCCTCTACCAAAGCAAACTCAATATTTCCATTTTGTAACTCTTTTAAAAGTTCTTTAGTATCTTTTATTATCACCTTTACATTTATATTTGGATAAAGTTTTGCCAGTTTTAAAAGCATATCTGGAATTATATATTCTCCAATAGTTAAAGTAGCTCCAAAATGAAGATTTTTCTCTGCTGAATTTATCTCTAAAACATCCTCTTTTATTTTAATTTCATCTGAATTCATAGTTAAAAAATATTTAAACAAATAGTTTCCTTGATCTGTTAAAGTTAAGACTCTATTGGAATAATTAAATAGTTTACAGTTATAAAACTCCTCTAAATACTTTATATGCTGAGTTACTGCTGGTTGAGTAATAAAAAGATTTTCTGCTGTCTTTGTATAGTTCAATGTTTTACATAATTCTAAAAATGTATATACTCTAAAATCAAGCATTTTTCCCCCTTTTAATTATAATAATTTTTTATAAATATATAATAATATATAATTTTATTTTATATCTATTTTATGCTAAAATCAACCTGTAAAGTAAAGAAAGCAAATAATATATAAAAAATTTTAAGGAGGAACAAATATGAACTTTAAATTTAATGATGAACAAGTAAAATTTATTCAAATGGTAAAAGAGATTTCAAAAAAATATGTTGCACCAATAGCAATGGAAACTGATAAAAATGCTATTTTCCCTAAAGAAGCTATTGAAAATCTTGCTAAAAACAATTTAATGGGAATCCCTTTTGATAAAAAATTCGGTGGAGCTGGACTTGATAACCTTTCATACATCGTAGCAGTAGAAGAGATTTCTAAAGATTGTGCATCTACTGGAGTTATTCTTTCTGCTCACACTTCTCTTTGTACAGCTCCAATATTTGAATATGGAAATGAGGCTCAAAGAGAAAAATACCTTATTCCTCTAGCTAAAGGAGAGAAATTAGGAGCATTTGGTTGGACAGAAAGTGAAGCTGGAGTAAAAGTTACTGCTGATAAACAAGGTGAGAACTATGTTATCAACGGTAAGAAAGTATTTATTACAAACTCTCACGAAGCATCTATATTCTTAGTATTTGCTAAAGCTGAAAAAGGAGTTTCTGCATTTATTGTTGAAAAGGGAACTAAAGGATTTACAGTTGGAGAAGCTGAAGAAAAAATGGGAGTTAGAGGATCTTCAACTTCTGAATTAATATTTGAAAACTGTGTAATTCCACAAGAAAATTTACTTGGAGCAGAAGGAGAAGGTTTAAAAATAGCTATGGCTACTTTAAATGGTGGAAGAATTGGAGTTGCTGCTCAAGCTGTTGGAATTGCTCAAGGAGCTTTAGATTTTGCTATTGAATATACAAAAAACAGAATCCAAGGTGGAAAAAAATTAACTGAATTTCAAAATACACAATTTGTAATTGCTGGATTACAAACTAAAATTGATGCTGCAAGACTTATGACTTATAGAGCAGCAAATATGAAAGATCTAAAAGAAGATTATGGATATATGGCATCTATGGCTAAACTTTTTGCTTCTGAAGTTGCTATGGAAGTTACAACTAAAGCTGTTCAACTATTAGGTGGAAATGGATACTCTAAAAAATTCCCAGTTGAAAGAATGATGAGAGATGCTAAGGTAACTGAAATATATGAGGGAACTTCAGAAATTCAAAAGATTGTTATTTCTAATTGGTTAAAATTAAATTAATAAAAAGGAGTTTCAAATGAAAGAGGCAATAAATAAACTTCGTGAAATGCCTGTGGCACTAACTGGACTTGCTTTAGGTATAGCTGGTGTGTCAGGAGCTTTAAGTAACTTTTTAGGGCAATTCCCTGTAATTATAGGAGATTTAATCTCATTATTCTTAGTTACTGTTATATTTATAAAGAATATTTTTCATTTTAATGTTTTAAAAGAGGAATTGAGCCATCCAACTCTTGGAAGCTTTATTCCTACTCTAGATATGACAGTTATGATTCTTGGTGGTTTTATAAGCAGCTATTCTCTTATTATTGGAAGAGCAATTTGGTTTTTAGCTATATTGGCTCATGTTATATTCTGTTCAATATTCTTCTACCATAGAATTAAAGATTTTCAAATGCATCACATTGTTCCTAGTTGGTTTGTTCCTCCTGTGGGAATTGTAGTTGCTTGTGTAGCTGGAGCAAATATGGGAGTTTCATCATTTACTCACTTAATATTTTATATAGGATTTGCTTTATACTTAATAATGTTACCA
Proteins encoded:
- a CDS encoding META domain-containing protein, with translation MKKIFIFLTAIVFLAGCTSTPKRSNIPTPVASIQTVSEGEYVLTNIFPEANLTLGFDNEGRIFGFSGINRYFGKANIDNGAIVVEPLATTKMAGPQDRMIIEDQYLTILKSAKTIEIKNDSLILTNERGETLIFNKK
- a CDS encoding NAD-dependent protein deacylase, yielding MEKIEKLAEIINSSNYIVAFTGAGASTDSGLKDFRGKDGLYSRTFMGYEPEEILSHDFFFAHGDIFDKYLDEKLNINGIQPNAGHKALAKLEEMGKVKSVITQNIDDLHQMAGSKNVLELHGTLKKWYCLKCGKKDLKRFKCSCGGTVRPQVTLYGEMLDEDVTREAVNEIANADTLIIIGTSLTVYPAAYYITYFQGKNLVIINNDATQYDSKASLVINDNFASTMKKVLPLIK
- a CDS encoding HD family hydrolase, giving the protein MERLKQQTQFLIEIDKVKGILRQSIVLGDLNRRENDAEHSWHMALCAMTLKEYFTLGEVDMEKVFKLILIHDIVEIYAGDVPAFSNYDKEAKWNAELESAEKIFGMLPEEQGKDFMKLWLEFENMETKEAKFANTFDRFQGFIQNLTSDGHTWKKFSATKEMVLKRLAPVIEYTPQVFNEFAMPEIQKYIDRGIIKLSK
- a CDS encoding LysR family transcriptional regulator codes for the protein MLDFRVYTFLELCKTLNYTKTAENLFITQPAVTQHIKYLEEFYNCKLFNYSNRVLTLTDQGNYLFKYFLTMNSDEIKIKEDVLEINSAEKNLHFGATLTIGEYIIPDMLLKLAKLYPNINVKVIIKDTKELLKELQNGNIEFALVEGFFEKTEYESIIYSKESFIGVCSPKNNLAKKNIGFEDLLNERIIIREEGSGSRDIFEKILYDNNLSLKNFDKKYELANIKAIKELVKEDRGITFIYERAVKKELENKELVRIGLKNFKAKREFNFIFMKNSIHRDEYKKWFEILK
- a CDS encoding acyl-CoA dehydrogenase family protein, which produces MNFKFNDEQVKFIQMVKEISKKYVAPIAMETDKNAIFPKEAIENLAKNNLMGIPFDKKFGGAGLDNLSYIVAVEEISKDCASTGVILSAHTSLCTAPIFEYGNEAQREKYLIPLAKGEKLGAFGWTESEAGVKVTADKQGENYVINGKKVFITNSHEASIFLVFAKAEKGVSAFIVEKGTKGFTVGEAEEKMGVRGSSTSELIFENCVIPQENLLGAEGEGLKIAMATLNGGRIGVAAQAVGIAQGALDFAIEYTKNRIQGGKKLTEFQNTQFVIAGLQTKIDAARLMTYRAANMKDLKEDYGYMASMAKLFASEVAMEVTTKAVQLLGGNGYSKKFPVERMMRDAKVTEIYEGTSEIQKIVISNWLKLN
- a CDS encoding TDT family transporter; protein product: MKEAINKLREMPVALTGLALGIAGVSGALSNFLGQFPVIIGDLISLFLVTVIFIKNIFHFNVLKEELSHPTLGSFIPTLDMTVMILGGFISSYSLIIGRAIWFLAILAHVIFCSIFFYHRIKDFQMHHIVPSWFVPPVGIVVACVAGANMGVSSFTHLIFYIGFALYLIMLPFMLYRVMFVQPIDESRLPTFAIMAAPPSLCLAGYLTVFNTPSEIVIGILLPLAVFMTLLVYLSFFRILKISFNPSYASLTFPLAIGSTALLKYSNHLYNIGNSYAEFWRYAGIISSTLAFVIISTIFIKMLIYIKKYIIYKENSL